A stretch of DNA from Triticum dicoccoides isolate Atlit2015 ecotype Zavitan chromosome 2A, WEW_v2.0, whole genome shotgun sequence:
tactgtcaaagacaagattcatgatTGTTCTCACACAAagcctactgtatcatatcatttccacaatttatattgagcaatataagccatgtaaactagaaaacaagcaaactatgcattgaaaacagaatctgtcaaaaacagaacaatctttagtaatctgtactcaaaccatacttctgctactcctaaaattttgaaaaattaggacaacctgagaaatttgtatattaatatttttcaaaaagaatcaactcaatagcactcttctgttaaaaactagaattattttcgtgagcacaaaagcttctgtttttcagcaagatcaaagcaaatatcacccaacaagatcctaaaggctttacttggcactttattgaaaaaagcaataaaacatgattactacagtagcataagcatgtgaacacacaaaaacaacaggtaaaagtgttgggttgtctcccaacaagtgtttTTCTTTTAtgtcttttaagctaggcatgatgatttcgatgatgctcgcgtaaaaaataagaattgaaacatgaagagagaaCCATGAAGCATAttacaagcacatttaagtctaacccacttcctatgcatagggattttgtgagcaaagaatttttgggaataagaatcaactagcataggaaggcaaaacaagcataacttcaagattttcaacataaagagagggaACCTGATATtagtgcaattcctacaagcatatgttcctccctcataataatttgtagtagcatcatgaatgaattcaacaatatagctatcacataaatcattattttcgtgatgcataagcatagaaattttctcactctccacacaagcaaatttattctcatgaatagtagtgggagcaaactcaacaaaataactatcatgggattgaaaattaaaatcatgatgacaagtttcatggttatcattattcaatatagcatacatgtcgtcaccataatcatcatagatagcaactttgttgtcataatcaattgcaacctcttccaaaatagtggattcatcatcaaataaagtcatgacatctccgaatccactttcatcaatataatcatcataaataggaggtgtgcaatcatcataataaattttctcatcaaaacttgggggactaaaaatatcatcttcatcaaatatagcatccccaagcttgtagctttgcatatcattagcatcatggatattcaaagaattcatactaataacattgcaatcatgctcatcatttatgccaatcattttattgaattcttcttctatcaactgagcacaattttcctttccatcattttcaataaagatattataaagatgatcaataatatgatgcaacctcaattccattttttatgtagttttattttatagaccaaactagtgagaaaacaagaaactaaaagattcaattgcaagatctaaagatataccttcaagcactcacctccccggcaatggcgccggaaaagagcttgatgtctactatgcaactttattcttgtagacaggtgttgggcctccaaacgcagagttttgtaggacagtggcaattttccctcaagtggatgacctaaggtttatccatcCGTGAGaggtggatgatgaagatggtatctctcaaacgaccctacaactaaatacaagaaatctcttgtgtccccaacacacccaatacaatggcaaattgtataggtgcactagttcaacgaagagatggtgataaaagtgtaatatggatggtagaaatatatttttataatctgaataaataaaaacagcaaggtagcaaatagtaaacgggcacaaaaacggtattgcaatgcttaaaatgaGGCTAGGGTCGtattttcgctagtgcaatctctcaacagtgctaacatagttggatcatatgattatccctcaaagtacaacaaagaatcactctcgaattcctattagcggagaataaaaggtaggaattgtttgtagggtgtgaagccacctcaaagctattctttccgttcgatctattcaagagttcgtactaaaataacacaaagctattgtttccgttcgatctatcctatagttcgtactagaataacaccaaagcatattcatattcataatactcaatccacacaaagaactataaatagACCCTGAAGTTTCCGtcagagaaaaacgtgcatcagcccctatgcatagattaccccaatatcaccgcaggaatccgcgagttgaatgccataacatatatcaagtgaatcaataagataccccaattgtcacctcaagtattcataccgcaagacatatatcatgtgttctcatctctgaatattcaatccgacaagacaaaatttcaaagggtaaagactcaattcatcacaacgagagtataaaggggagaaacatcatatgatccgactatattaacaaagcccatgatatagatcacgagagagagaaagagagagagagagagagattaaacacatagctactggtacaaaccctcagcccgagggtggactactccctcctcatcgtggtggtcgccgagatgatgaagatggccaccggagatgattccccctccggcagggtgccggaacgggtctagattggttttcggtggctacggagccatgtggcggcagaacttctgatctaggttaaccccgaagggtttcagaatatttgggaatttatagtgcaaagagggggtgtgggaggccaccgaggtgggcacaacccacctgggcgcgccagggggccctggcgcgccctggtgggttgtgcccccctcgaggcaccccccaggtgcagctctggcccaatgggttccttctggtccaaataaaatctccgtaaagtttcgttgtgtttggactccgtttgatattgatttcatgcgatgtgaaaaacaagcaaaaaacagcaactagcactgggcattgggtcaataggttagtcccaaaaatgatataaagttgctataaaatgattgtaaaacacccaagaatgataaaataacagcttgaatactttataaattatagatacgttggagacgtatcagattacTCCTTTAGTCATGTGAATAATTTTGGTCACAAGTTGCATCAGGGGTAAAATCGTCTTTTTATGTGTCATTCAACACCATTGATAGTCAAAATAACAAAGGGAACAAATTTTAgactagatatgaaaataaaattgTGTGTCAAATAGGGAACCAAAGTTTAAGACTTGTTAAATAAGAAATTCTCTCTAGATAAAAGGTGGTGGATTCTAGATAGAGTATATAATTAGCTCAATACACCACATAGGTAATTAATTATAGGTATTCATCATATTTAACATGCTTCATAACTGTCGATGCCTCAAAGTATGTCCTATGGGTAAAAAATCATTTGGGGGGTCTATACTAAAAGTTTATACTTAAAAATCGGTGGCCATTGCCTCAAAGTGAGTTCTACATCTGCATCCTAACAAGTACGACGCAATTCTCTTTCAAGGGAGTCCAAACAAATTATAATTTTTATTttagaagaaaataaattataaTTATGATGTCATTCAGTTTCCCTCGCACAATGTTGATCTTCTGATAGGCACCGTAGTTAGGCTCACAACGTAAAAGATCCAAGTGTACCCTCGTTATTTTACCAATTCGAGAACACTACCTATCGCAAACTAGGTCACCTAACCCTAGACGGAATTTTAGCTTACTTAACCCTAGACAAAATTTCAGCTTACAAAAAACTTCGGCCATGTTGATACGCTGCTCGGAAGTGGAGACGACACGCATTGAGATCACTTTAGGATGTCGCCTTGGGTCCTTTCCATGTAGATACCTTGGATTGCCCTTATGCCTCAAGAAACCCTCAGCAGCACAACTCTGCGGCTTGGTGGACCATTTGGCAAATCGTTTGCCCACTTGGAATGCAGCCACCTTGCCCAAGAGTAGCAGACTAATCTTGCTCCTTTCGGTGTTATGTTCGGTTCCGCTACATGCGATGTTGGCACCGGACCTCCGCATGAAGACAATCATGGCTATGAACAAAATAATTAGGGGCTTTCTGTGGTGCGGCAAGGCTCAAGCGAATGGGGGAATTGCTTTGTGGCTTGGGAAGACGTGTGCATGCCAAGGTGGGCAGGAGGCCTAGGAATCCCATGTTTAAGATGGTTGAACGTTGCGATGCAAACCCGCTGGGCATGGCTGCGTCGAGTGGACTGGACAAGACCATGGTTGGAGTTCAAGATTACCGTGCCCAGGGATTTCCTGGCATTGTTCGAGGCAGCCACCAGGGCGACAATAGGGAATGGGAAGGATACCCTATTTTAGGAGGACCGTTGGTTCGATGGGTTGCGGATACAGGAGCTTGCGCCGGCCCTATACGAAGGTGTCTCGCAGCGAGGCAAGGCCACTCGCACAGTTCATGAGGCGGTCTCGCTTGGTACCTGGGTACGAGATGTTAACCCTGACATGGAATTCACTGCTCTGGTGGAGTACTTGGAGGTCTGGCAATGCCTGCAGGGCATTCAGCTACAGGGAAGTGTTGTAGACTCCTTATCTTGGTCATGGGAGACGAACGGCCAGTTTTCAGTTCGCTCTGCCTATGCAGCCAGGTTTGCCGAAAGGGTGGCGGCCCCAACCGCGGATTTCTCATGGAGATCTAGAGCCCCACTGCAGTGCCGATTTTTCACTTGGCTAGCTATGAGAAACAGGTGTTGGACATCCGACCGCCATGCCCAACGTGGACTCCCACATCAAGATGCCTGCCCTTTCTACGACCAGGAAGTGTAAACCATTGACCATATTCTGCTGACATGTGTGTTCACAAGAACAGTGTGAAGAACGTTGTGCTCGGCCATGGGCAAGCAGGAGTGGAAACCACTCCTGCCTGCCCTTTCTACAACCAGGAAGTGGAAACCATTGACCATATTCTGCTGACATGTGTGCTCGCAAGAACAGTGTGAAGAACGTTGTGCTCGGCCATGGGCAAGCAGGAGTGGTCACCTACGGCCCAAGATACCCTCAAGGGTTGGTGCACCACGAGAACGACAAGTGTACACAAACCAAAAGAACTAAAGGCCATTTTCACGCTCGTGCTTTGGGAAATGCGGAAACATAGGAACGCGGTCGTCTTTGATGGTGCCTCCCCATCTATGGAGGTGGTGGTCCGGAGAGTTGTAGTAGAGGGCAAAGCTTGACAGCAGGCAAACTTGCTTAAGGGTGAATTAGATAGCATGTTTAAGTTGTTGTCAGGGTGGGCGAGTAGCGAGTGATCCATTGTATACACTTAGGTGGAGTTGTGGGTTGTAAGTGATGTTGTAGTGTTCAACGGTGGTTTGGGTTCtctaccccaccccaccccaccccctcttctttctataaaatatgatacgcacactcgtgcgtattcaaGAAAAAGGAATTCCAGCTTACTTATCCAATCAAGTGTCATCAGCAAATATACTCCTGTCTATCCAGTTTTTTTGGCCGATTCTTCCATAATCTTGAGAACCGACCTTCCACCTAATTTCTTCCAAAATTTTAAACCCATATTTGTTTTTACAATACTAGCTAGTTAGCCTAGTTAGGATATGAACAGTTAGGattataaaaaaatatagatacaagaTTCTACGAGAAGCTAGGTGAAAGATCGATTCTCAAGATTTGAGAATCGGCCAAAAGAACCAGGTCGTAATCTAGTCTGAGCAAACTGAAACGTGTTTATTAGTCCCCTatataatttgtgctaaattttgaccgaaAATTTaaatgataaaatgttagtgcatgtcaacaaaattatatcattcgatcatatttgaacatagttttcaatgatataatttttggtgacatgcatgaattAAATTTATGattaaaatttgacacagattacaatggggatcaATAAACCTGAACGGAGGTAGTACCCGTGTTCATGCttttcatgtactccctccgtaaagaaatataaaagtgtttagatcattaaagcagtgatctaaacactcttatatttctttacggagggagtatcaagAATTCAAGAACCATCTCACCCGCAACCAAACCAAACAAAGAGACCAAATTTAGCTGCAGAAGGCGGGAACAAAACCATCAAAACAAATGATATCCACCCAATGCATCTGAACTATCTGATTTGAGCAAAACAAAATAGGCAATGTGCGTGTGCACATGGAGTACATTGCAAAATTGAGGTGCGGTACAGTGTCAAGTTAAAATCTCACAGCAGCTGCCACCCGGCACCTAATCTTCCTGCAACGCCTTCATCAAGTATAGCCTGTTGAAACTCTGGCCAGCAACCCTGCAATCATAAATGGCAACAATCAATACAAGGGCCTATCAAATCTGCACCAAGTGTGCTTAAAAAACATGCAAAAGGCCTGTCAAACCAACTAACAATGAATCCACATATGCATAGGATGCATAGGAATGTTACAGAATCCATACCCATTGATATGGTTGCAGTAGCTCGAGATCTGATTGGTTACGAGATAACCCTCTAAGCGGGATGGCTCAGGAAGCGGCTTGAAGATAGGGTTGGATGGATCTTCTTCTGGCAACGGCTCCTCGCCAGCAGCCTTTCTAGACATGTTCTCTTGCCTGTAGTGGCACAAACAATAAGGGCGGTGTTTAATGTCCACACATTTGCTGTACTAGCTTCTGGGAGGCACTATCTTTGGATTATACAAGAGCTAATAAACAGCAATGGTTCAGTATTTGTTTTCACCTTCTCTTTTGAAGCCATGCCTGTTGCTGTGACTGTTGCCTTCCTAGGTTGCGATAGTAATATTGGAACTACATTAAAAGGAAAACTCAGTCAAACAAATACATTTGTCACTTGAATCCAGTTCTTTTAAAGTCCAAGGTTACCTTGTTTTGCTCTGATGAAAGACCATCCATGCACCCAATCATAAATTCTAGGTTCCTTTCCATAAAGGGCGCAGTCGACAATTTAAGACGGTCAAAGTCACACTGGGACCAGAAATGAAAAGGATGTTACTCCAGGAAATGCTAAAAGGAGAAGACATATTTTCTGCAAATGCATTTAGGAGTAAAAAAATCTCAACCTGTGAAACAGGTGACTCAGGTTCCAGCTCCTTCATGAAGGCACTGACAAGCGCTGAGTTGGACACTTTAATCTGCGAGACAAACAAAAAAGATACATCAAGAGATCAATTTCATTGCCATGATTATACAGAAGATATAAGAATGCGCACCGGTATCTCCTCGAAAATATCAACCCATGACAATTTCTTTTCCCTTAGCCTGTGAACACAACGGGTCATTCGCACATACAATGTCTGAGACTTGCAAAAAGTATGGAGTCACAGAAATCAAACCATACTTCTCTCCAGTTAAACCATTGTTGCGGTACAGATCCATAAAAGAGTCTGTGAGCTTCAGGGCTTTAAGAGCTAGCACTCCTTGACTAGACCTAGATGGGTCATACACGATACACACGCATCTCCGGATGTTCTCCTGTGAGATGTAAACGTTAATCCAGCAAGGAAAATAGGAGACCAAGTAATAAAAACCATGATGACCTTAGGACCTACTCAAAGATAAGTATGAAGCTGATACTGAAAAATGTTTACTTGAAAGCTCAGGCGTAACTATGAAGCTGAATAGCTGATACTGAAAAATCATTTGCTTGAAGCTCGTACTGTAGCATCTCTGTATACCTTGTTTAACATTACAACTGCACTAGTAATTGTTCTTGGAAAGCATTTGAAACTTGAAACGTAATGCCTGATCTGTAAAAACTAAGGACCTACTTGAAAAATGAAATACAGCTGAAACTTGAACCTAACACCAAACCCTTGTTGAAACCACACACTGACACCTGAAATCTGTTAAATTTGGAGGGAGGGGAGGCCGACAAATGTACCACCAGACCACCGCTATCCTCTTTACTAAGAAGCATGGGCACGCCAGAAATTGCCGATTGGCCGTCCACATATggcgggagaatcattttttttaaagaaaaataaaCAGGGGCATGGTGGAATACGGTACGTGACACGTCTGGGACACGGCTTGGCCAAAAACAGCCTCAGCCCAATATCTTGCAGGGGTCGTTTGCACGCAAGCTCTCCATATGACGAGCTTCTCCCAGCCTTCCCAGACAGCAGTGaacgtgccgccgccgccgtcgccgccggcggcGACACCTGGAATCGACCGGCGACCGTTACCCCCAGCACCAGCAGCCTCTCCTCCCAACGGCAGGTAACCCCAACTCCCCAAACACAGTAACCTCTCCTCCCAACAGCAGGTAACCCCAACTCCCCAAACGCAGCAGCCTCTCCTCAACCTCTTCCATTCTTTTATTCTGATTTTCTTCCATTGAGCTGCTGGCTGCTGCGTGCTCCTTTTGCTACGGTGCTAACCATGTTCTGCTGCTCTTTGAATGTTTGTGC
This window harbors:
- the LOC119354926 gene encoding eukaryotic translation initiation factor 3 subunit H-like codes for the protein MQAVLKIIKHCEEFAPALVTGQLLGLDVGSVLEVTNCFPFPIREDDEEADADGANYQLEMMRCLREVNVDNNTVGWYQSCLLGSFQTVELIETFMNYQENIRRCVCIVYDPSRSSQGVLALKALKLTDSFMDLYRNNGLTGEKLREKKLSWVDIFEEIPIKVSNSALVSAFMKELEPESPVSQCDFDRLKLSTAPFMERNLEFMIGCMDGLSSEQNKFQYYYRNLGRQQSQQQAWLQKRRQENMSRKAAGEEPLPEEDPSNPIFKPLPEPSRLEGYLVTNQISSYCNHINGVAGQSFNRLYLMKALQED